CGCGATCTGCGTCGAAGCCGAGCGTTCGGAAACCGTGGAACTCGATCGCGACTGGCTGAACCAAACTTTTACGCGCATCGACCAAACGATTGCGGCCGGCGCCCTGTTTACCGCGTATCATCTTGGCGCGAAAGCGATCGTGGCCCTGACGGAGTCGGGTTCGACCGCGCTGTGGGTGTCCCGCCACAGGATTCATGTGCCGATTTTTGCGCTGACGTCGCAACTCGGCAGCCATCGCAAGATGGCGCTGTACCGTAACGTCTACGCGATGCGTGCCGACGCTACGCTCGACCGCGATCAAGCGCTCAAGCAAGCCGAGCAATTGTTGCTCGCACGCGGCGTGGTCAAGCGCGGCGACACGATCGTGTTGACGGTAGGCGAGCCGATGGGGCAACCCGGCGGTACCAATACGTTGAAGATCGTCCAGGTGGGCCAGGCATGACGAAGTGGGCCGCGCGAGCGCGGCGAGGCGCAGGAGCACCAGCTCACGCCGCGCCGCCCGCGAGCCGTCGTCATGAGGGGCGCCTCTGGATCGAGGAAAGATTTGCTTAGTTTTGTGATTCCAAGGAGAACATCATGCCCCTAGTCTCTATGCGACAGCTGCTCGACCATGCCGCCGAAAACGGCTACGGTCTGCCGGCCTTCAACGTCAACAATCTGGAGCAGGTTTCCGCCATCATGGCTGCCGCCGACGAAGTCGGCGCGCCGGTCATCATGCAAGCCTCGGCAGGTGCCCGTAAGTACGCTGGCGAAGCGTTCCTGCGTCACCTGATCTCGGCGGCGGTGGAAGCCTATCCGCACATCCCGGTGGTGATGCACCAGGATCACGGCCAGTCGCCGGCCGTGTGTATGGCCGCGATCAAGAGCGGCTTCTCGAGCGTGATGATGGACGGTTCGCTCGAAGCCGACGGCAAGTCGGTTGCCAGCTACGAGTACAACGTCGAAGTGTCGAAGAAGGTGGTCGAGTTCTCGCACTACATCGGCGTGACGGTGGAAGCCGAGCTGGGCGTGCTGGGGTCGCTCGAAACGATGAAGGGCGACAAGGAAGACGGCCACGGTGCCGACGGCACGATGACCCGCGAGCAACTGCTAACCGATCCGGATCAGGCCGCCGACTTCGTGCATCAGACGCAGTGCGACGCGCTGGCCATTGCCATCGGTACCTCGCACGGCGCCTACAAGTTCAGCCGCAAGCCGACGGGCGACATTCTCGCCATCGACCGCATCAAGGAAATCCATCGTCGCATTCCGAACACCCACCTGGTGATGCACGGTTCGTCGTCGGTGCCGCAGGAACTGCTCGCCGAGATCCGCGAATTCGGTGGCGACATGAAGGAAACGTATGGCGTGCCGGTCGAAGAGATCGTCGAAGGCATCAAGCACGGCGTGCGCAAGATCAACATCGATACCGATATCCGCCTCGCCATGACGGGCGCGATCCGTCGCTATCTGTTCGAGAACCCGAGCAAGTTCGACCCGCGCGATTACCTCAAGCCGGCTCGTGAAGCCGCCAAGCAGGTTTGCAAGGCGCGTTATCTGTCGTTCGGCTGCGAAGGTCAGGCCAGCAAGATCAAGACGGTTTCGCTCGACAAGATGGCCGAGAAGTACAAGAGCGGCGATCTCGCTCAGATCGTGAAGTAATCGAACGCATCGCTGCCATGCCGGGCTCGCCCCGCATGGCAGGCTGCCCGGCCCGGGCAGCGGGGGATTGACGGGCTTATCCCGTCACATGCCTCGCGCTCAGGTCGCAGGCCCGGCTTTGGCCAGCACTCGCTGGAACAGAAGCCGGGCCTTTTCTTTTGGCATCTGCAACTGGAACTTGCCGCCCAGCTCGGAGCGGATCGTGGCGGTGAGCATTTCCACGCCGTCGA
This window of the Pandoraea fibrosis genome carries:
- the fba gene encoding class II fructose-bisphosphate aldolase (catalyzes the reversible aldol condensation of dihydroxyacetonephosphate and glyceraldehyde 3-phosphate in the Calvin cycle, glycolysis, and/or gluconeogenesis), whose amino-acid sequence is MPLVSMRQLLDHAAENGYGLPAFNVNNLEQVSAIMAAADEVGAPVIMQASAGARKYAGEAFLRHLISAAVEAYPHIPVVMHQDHGQSPAVCMAAIKSGFSSVMMDGSLEADGKSVASYEYNVEVSKKVVEFSHYIGVTVEAELGVLGSLETMKGDKEDGHGADGTMTREQLLTDPDQAADFVHQTQCDALAIAIGTSHGAYKFSRKPTGDILAIDRIKEIHRRIPNTHLVMHGSSSVPQELLAEIREFGGDMKETYGVPVEEIVEGIKHGVRKINIDTDIRLAMTGAIRRYLFENPSKFDPRDYLKPAREAAKQVCKARYLSFGCEGQASKIKTVSLDKMAEKYKSGDLAQIVK